In Argiope bruennichi chromosome 4, qqArgBrue1.1, whole genome shotgun sequence, a single window of DNA contains:
- the LOC129966062 gene encoding zinc finger C2HC domain-containing protein 1A-like has protein sequence MSLPMYDCPENLNVEKDETILKSCQTCGRTFNPKSLERHEKICEKSKKSNHRTVFNSFLQRAREIRAIPVVADEKDKEEGRQKGKRKEGHENLKCLTRGGRNSKEILNNGLSAEKKIRPGYEQCPWCERYFNQKAADRHISWCQEQKNRLPKTPPNAEAMERLKARVKYQAPLPRKKNSPDHSNRLVKSAESIRESSHLRIHSSPPVPSRNLPTVKSFAQGTKLSDVKQQKKLKTNQQLTDSHENILITAIAKENDSDNINKKTVKFKEMFPVYNKERNKNLDMLAALRLRLSELSTSDDFLEDMVLSPEECTLSKKSNSKIHSILSSLQQKRDSWTSDGEGQCSSSDPSFPSINRSGSSEHRLPRFCYNCGTKYPIVSAKYCCECGAQRFILGMNDKPLTFS, from the exons ATGTCATTACCTATGTACGACTGTCCTGAAAATTTAA atgtTGAAAAGGATGAAACTATCCTTAAATCCTGTCAAACTTGTGGACGGACATTTAATCCAAAATCATtg gagCGTCatgaaaaaatatgtgaaaaatctaaaaaaagcaACCATAGAACAGTGTTCAATTCCTTCCTTCAGAGAGCCAGGGAAATAAGGGCAATACCAGTGGTTGCTGATGAAAAA gATAAAGAGGAAGGCAGACAGAAAGGAAAGAGAAAGGAAGGACATGAAAATCTTAAATGCTTGACCAGAGGAGgcagaaattcaaaagaaattttaaataatggattatcTGCAGAGAAAAAGATTCGACCAG GCTATGAACAGTGTCCTTGGTGTGAaagatatttcaatcaaaaagCTGCTGATCGCCACATATCTTGGTGCCAAGAACAGAAAAACAGATTGCCCAAAACTCCTCCCAATGCAGAAGCTATGGAGAGATTGAAGGCTAGAGTAAAA TATCAAGCTCCTTTACCACGAAAGAAAAATTCACCAGACCATAGCAATAGATTAGTGAAGTCTGCTGAATCCATCCGCGAATCTTCTCATTTACGTATCCATTCTTCACCTCCTGTTCCTTCTCGTAACTTACCGACTGTTAAGTCATTTGCACAAGGCACAAAACTTTCTGATGtcaagcaacaaaaaaaattaaaaactaa tcAGCAATTAACAGACTCCCATGAGAATATATTAATTACGGCTATTGCCAAGGAAAATGACTcagataacataaataaaaaaactgtgaAATTTAAGGAGATGTTTCCTGTATATAATAAAGAAAg gaataaaaatttagatatgctAGCTGCTCTTAGGCTAAGACTGTCAGAACTCAGTACTTCTGATGATTTTTTAGAAGATATGGTTTTAAG ccCTGAAGAATGTACTCTTTCAAAGAAAAGTAATTCCAAGATTCATAGTATCCTATCATCTTTGCAGCAAAAGAGGGATTCATGGACAAGTGATGGTGAAGGGCAATGTAGCAGTAGTGATCCCTCTTTTCCGTCCATTAATAGAAGTGGTAGCAGTGAGCACCGACTTCCGCGATTCTGCTACAATTGTGGGACGAAGTATCCTATAGTCAGTGCCAAGTATTGTTGTGAATGTGGAGCACAGAGGTTCATTTTGGGAATGAATGATAAACCTCTCACATTCTCGTAA